A single Roseomonas gilardii DNA region contains:
- a CDS encoding MarR family winged helix-turn-helix transcriptional regulator, whose amino-acid sequence MYRLTESFPYLVNRVGVRVGEVFSRRLEAYDVTLPMYRVMAALRMQGDQRLGDLAEVTSVEMSTLSRLISAMVAKKLVSRQRPEDNGRAVEINLTAQGRTLVEELMPLAVQHEALALRGFTREESERLKRDLVRVFENLVAFEAEIGESSGG is encoded by the coding sequence ATGTACCGGCTGACCGAATCCTTCCCCTATCTCGTCAACCGCGTGGGCGTGCGGGTGGGGGAGGTCTTTTCCCGTCGGCTGGAAGCCTATGACGTGACCCTGCCGATGTATCGTGTGATGGCCGCGCTCCGGATGCAGGGCGACCAGCGGCTGGGGGATCTGGCCGAGGTGACATCGGTGGAAATGTCCACCCTTTCGCGTCTGATCAGCGCGATGGTGGCGAAGAAGCTCGTTTCCCGCCAACGACCGGAGGACAATGGCCGCGCGGTGGAGATCAACCTGACGGCGCAGGGCAGGACCCTGGTGGAAGAACTGATGCCCCTGGCCGTCCAGCACGAGGCGCTGGCCCTACGCGGCTTCACCCGCGAGGAGTCGGAGCGGCTGAAGCGCGATCTCGTGCGTGTCTTCGAGAATCTGGTCGCCTTCGAAGCCGAGATCGGTGAATCGAGCGGCGGGTGA
- a CDS encoding Rieske (2Fe-2S) protein, which yields MMTRYLVAPVTALPPGGRLLVEAAGKKIILFNLGGDLFGLLNRCPHQGGELCHGTALGLVEADPAEPGQMRYTREGEILRCPWHGWEFDIRTGLSRAEPQKLRTRSYPAGITGRDSLVERPPATTVPVGTTDEGQIYVEV from the coding sequence ATGATGACTCGCTACCTGGTCGCCCCAGTCACCGCCTTGCCGCCAGGGGGGCGCCTGCTGGTGGAGGCAGCGGGGAAGAAGATCATCCTCTTCAACCTGGGGGGCGATCTCTTCGGCCTGCTGAACCGCTGCCCGCACCAAGGAGGCGAGTTGTGCCATGGGACCGCGCTGGGGCTCGTCGAGGCCGATCCGGCAGAGCCCGGCCAGATGCGCTATACGCGGGAGGGCGAGATCCTGCGCTGCCCCTGGCATGGCTGGGAGTTCGACATCCGTACCGGCCTGTCCAGGGCCGAGCCCCAGAAGCTGCGGACGCGCAGCTATCCCGCGGGGATCACGGGCCGGGACAGCTTGGTCGAGAGACCACCCGCGACCACGGTCCCGGTCGGGACGACGGATGAGGGCCAGATCTACGTGGAGGTCTGA